The window GACTCAGTTACCTTCCGTATCTGTTGAAAAGACGCTCAAGGTCTCTGGTACGAGTTCTGGATGATAAGTGTCCAACGTACAGACGAGTGTTCCCGTAACGATCATCATACCTAGGCATCTTCCAAACTGCATAAGCATCAAACCAATTCAAAACCTAGATCTGAGCTCGAAAAACACTAACTTTCAATCCAAAACAATCAGACTGGAGTTTTTGGGAGACAAAGAGAGAACTTCGCAAACCCAACACAGTAGAAGCATAAAGCCAATCAAAAACCCAAATCTGAGCTCGAGAAACACTAAATTTCAATCCAGACAATCAGATTCAATCGATTTGTTAATACCTGGGGATTAAAGGAGAGCACAGAGGGAAACCCTAATTTCGAAACCGAAAGGGGGAAGAACAGCGTCTGGTAGCAAGAGTTACGAGGGCCTTTTATATTGAACCGACTTAATCCAACGGTAATGGTTTAATGTGGGTCCCCTAAACCGACGGCTAAGACTAAGAGGTAAGAATCTCCTCGCGGTATTGCAATCTGTTGGGCCTCAAATTATAACGAGCCCAGCAATTTGGGTATATCTATCTGTTGGGCCTAAAAGGAAAGCCATAATAAAGAATGATGTTTTATGGATCATGGAGATATTTTAACCGTGGTAGCTTTCAGGCAGATTTGTATCTGCGACCTCTTGTGGCACTCATTGCAATTGGTTCTGTAGTTCGTTCGATTCTTTCCTGCATAAACATGTTGTAATCTCTAGAAACCAAATGTTTCTAAACGAACAAAAATCCATGCAATGATTATGTGTCAAGTAATGTTAGTCAAGACTTTCTCGATGttacattttgttttgttatttgttGCTGTAGTAGATGACGGAGGTAGAGGACTATAACTCTAATTAACTTACTGAAATTTTTTACTTCTAAAGTTATAagacaataaatatattataagtttttatggctaatttatttatattacaaattatgaaaaatattatacaaacgACTATACAACcgataattttacataaaactTCTTACGTAAACTCATGTCTGATCTTCtctatgtctttttttttactaatctaCATAATTCGTTTTTTCTTTGGATAATTGTGGTGTGATTCCATAAGCTTTCTAAGTTAAGAGACTAATCACCATGAAATTCACATAATCTACGTTTTCTTTCTATTTAAAGCGTTTCGGATAACCGGATTCGAATCCAGATGTCGTTACTCACAGCTGTGAACCTTTTACATATTATCAATGTATTTAAATAGTATTTACTGAATTAGCTCCCAATTAAGTTAAAAGTGAATTCCTTCTACCTAtgctgttacaaaaaaaaactttcatttTCCTCTCTAGCTAGTTGATATGTTTAACATCATTGTCACAAAATATCGTGGAAACTACGAGGGCAAATGTTTCTTGCCTTGTTGCAAATTTGGTTTGAAAAAAAACGTGAATTGGAAATGCATTGAGTGTGGTTGGTACGTCCTCTACCGAACTAAATGGATTTGTCGACACCTTCATACAAAACAATACGTTTACTGCCTATTGAACCTACCAAAAGAATTTGTATATTCAGATTGATTGGTACGTCCTCTACGCAGCTacggtgttcaaaaaaaaaaaactgagaatCCAGTTGTTTCAGACGTTGAGATATTTATGTTTGGGTCTTTAAGTTaaaactagattctgacccgcccttcagaagggcgggtatattttttatgttaaaaagtagaagattgatattttttgttgaaaaattattttacgtaataaaaagtataatttttaataaattatgtattatattttttatgaaatttgtcTTAAGTTTATTTAGATgacttatttttgttattttaaatatgacTAAATTTTTGAAGATTCCAAATAATTATAATCCGTATTatgattttgtttatttagCCCGTTATTAAACTTAaactgattttatttttaatattttaatttaaataaaatgttttatattattaactcgctctgtatttatataaatcatttttgtgtgttttaaacttttttctataattttattaaataaagtttatataatttattttttttactttaaaatgaaactattttttaaaagatttgagGTAATTCAGATCCGCATTACGTTTTATTGATTTAATCATTTGTTAttcaatttgattttattttagtggtttaattaataaatattaaattaatataaataataattattaataaataattaatgagtCTTGAAAAGTTGAAATGGTTAATCTTAAAAgtactatttattaaataatgggATAGCAAATGTAAATCTTCGTTAGTTCAGTGGCGTCCTGAGTTGTTTTTAATACCCTGAACACGGGTTCAAAACCCAATCTgtgattttttttgctaaatatcatttttttctttaataagaTGTAAATTACCAGTTTGTCCCCGTCTTCTATCCTCATCCCATGCGACTTTCAGACCTACTTTTCAGCCGTCAATGTCATTTTCCATTGATTATCATCGTTTTCCTTTGTTATTAACATAGTTTTGAATCATTTATGATAGATCTACCACTAAACATTCGATTTTAAACcatcaaaactcaaaaagcaGCAacgaaaaaaatacaaaaatatgattaaaatccAGATTTGTTGCCATGTATACGTAGCTCTTTAAAATTGGAGTCTAAAAGTGGTTATCGAAAGTGGCGAAATATTTAGAtgctatatattttagatgcaGGCAGTTTGACCCACGTAAATGCTTAGAAGGTAGTTATAGAAGTTAGTTACATCATATATttagataattatttaaattcagttataaaatatgttggacataactttttatcaatgggtcacactgctgttttaatagaatagatgtaAATATACTTTTTACAAGAAACACAAAGATTTGAATTTTTCATCAGACATATAAATAACAAACTcgggacacacacacacaactgaaagttttgtttttttctttttgaaacaaaataaaaacaatagtTTAACAAATAAACAATTATGCAAAAGCAAACAAAACAAACGATCAAACTATTATCctctatttaaattttatcattCAGTATTATAACCATATTTTTGTAAGCACTGTGACACTGTCACAACTTGTTTGCTTCAACTGGATCACAAAATAACAaagctaaaaaaaatatttaaaagttagacAAATAATGAGATCCAATTTGATTTGATTGACATATTTTTGGTAGAAACTGCAAAAGCAGTCGAATAGTTTTTGTTGTTATCATCTGGTGTCTTGGCTGAGTCCTACCTGAacagtttttaataatatttcaagAGGTTCAAATTCGAATTACGTGGTAGCTAAGGATACAGCTGCTCGTTTACAGTTTGAAGTCCTCCACTTATTATAAGGTGGAGTAAGGAAcaataagtttcaaaaaaaaaagggtaagGAACGATAACAACAATAGAAAAAGGTAGGTCCACATTAATATCAAGTGTGGAGACCTTTATATGAAGTGTGGTGGTTTTATGGTGTGCATATGTTTTGACTGAGAGGCTTCCCACTACTCAACTCCATTAACACATCAGTGGAATATAAATGATTTGTTTTCAAGTTACTCTGAATCTTATTCCTACTTTGGTTCTTTGTTTAATTTAGGGATTAACTTTCCAATCCTATTTtcattatttacttattctttGTTATGTTATTTAAACCATATAGGGGCCAACCATATAGTATAAGTTAgagtaacttttttttgttggattTGACTCATCGGTCGTTTGTTTATTTACAGTTTGGGATGTTTTTGGAAGTTGCAAGTGTAGGTGTTCATCATTCCACATCTTTATGTATCTGTTCAGTATCAGAATGCTGAAACTTTAGATTCTTGGTAAGCATTTACTTTTTTGAGGTGTTTCAATGATTGAAATAGAGAAGAAGTCACTCAGCTGTTTATGTACTTCGCTGTGTACGACAGAGTTCCCACTTCAGTTCACTCCAACATCAAATTAAGACATGATTTGTACGAAATTACCAACTAAATATTAACAACGAATGACCGAATGTATAAATACGACGTATAAAGTAAACTTACTTTTATCTTATTGCTAAGTTTCCTTACTTGATAGAAAAGGGACAGTATAGTATATAACTTACATGTGATTGTTTAATGAATAAAGAAAGTAGAAAGCGAAAAGACTTGAGAAAATAGAATTCGCCTGTGGGGATGAAAGGTGCTATGTCCACTAACGCATACAACCTGCAACAATTATTACCCTTTATagattaaatatataactttttgatACGTATAAACAAGCTAGAGGTGTgcattttgaaacaaaacagttgtgatttttcttataaaagaTTGCGACTTTCGTCAGCTACCGTTTGTGCTCATTTGCTGTTCACGTGACCGTTGTTATTGTGGCCAATGAGACACGAGGGAAAGAATAGAgaagattttcttttctttgctcCAAGTATGGCTATGATTTATgtacttaatttttataatcttATTAGCATGGCTATGACCGTGAGTTTTGTGTGGAGTGATGTTTGGTCTTATAGCCGTTTTGTATTTCTCTCTTTGCTAAACTCTGAGGAAATTGTTGGGTTAGTTTGGTACGGTTGGTTAGTCATAACAGTGTCATTTTTAGTCAGTATTGTTGCTATAAACTTGTAGCTACAATTTATATATACTCACTAGTCACTACATGAATATTTTCTGTGTGCAATCAGCTAGTGTTCGTAGATTGTAGATTggttttgaaaagtttttttatGGGACAGTTGTCATTCACACACAGTGGCGGATCTAAACACATTTATAGCTGGAGGCACcgatattaaaaagaaaaagattaggAGCACTTTTGCATAATCTTCTTTAAATTAAGAAAGTTAACCAAATAAACtttaactatttaagaaaaaataaaaaagaataggGAGCACATGATTCCATACCCATGCACATGTGTCCGCCCCTggacacacacacatatatacatgTGTTTTATCTAAAGAAAGCGGACTAACTGGGGCGAACTGCTAATTTTTGGATACGAGATTTGTAAATAAAGTTAGTATTCAACCCTTTCATGGTTTTTAGAATTTGGGTGTAGAACGGAGTATCAGTGTCTTAAGTAAGTAAACTAAATATGTGTTTTTCAATTAAACAGCCATCTTGTTAAGTACTGTACTGTGTCAGCAATTcccatattttttctttttcagatatatatagtaattttaGATCTACAcccacactacaagaaaacacaacatTAACGACGGCGAAATTCGTAGTAAGTTCGTCGTAAAATCAGTTTTACGAGGAACTAGCGAGGAAACACGTTTCGTCGTTATTTGTTCGTCGTAACGCatatttcctcgctaattcgtcgtaaactaACGAGAaaacatttcctcgtaaagacgAAGCAAAGTAttcgtcgtaaaaaccacgtaacCCTTCCACGTAAGGGGGACGctacatttcctcgtaaataccttgaaaacatttcctcgtaaataacaCGTAAATGTTTCCACGTCAAATACTCGTTAATCTTTCCTCGTAGTGTTGACGTAAATATtttactcgttaattcctcgtaaaatTTCCACGTAAGATTGTCGTAatttagctacgaatttactttgagtttatattttccagattaaaaaaaaacaatatatttaattatttaataaaaatctaatttaaaaagaatattaaatacgaaaataatttatacataaataatttttgaatttataatacaaccaacgaaaaaaaaaaaactaagggtCGTTCATCCCCGGTAGAATTCCTCACTCCTCCTCTCTACATCTGCGTCGGCATGTGTGACGGATGATGATTCGCCTAAAATTAACATCAACAATAATTAACAAATTCTATAAATCTAACTAAGTTCTCTACATTAACCACCTAATCAACAGTAATTAACATAAAATCCGTAAAACTATCTAAATTTCCTacactaaccacctaatctacctaaactaatcaaattagAGAGGAAATAGAGAGCGTACCATAGCTACAAAAGGGAGAGGAAGTTGAGACGAAATGGGAAGTGAGAACTCGCGTGTATATATAGGAAATTATGAAATGTCGTAAATTCCTCGTAAAGTTACGAGGAACTCGTGAGGCCCGTGTTTTTATTTACGAGGAACTCGCGAGGCCTGTGTTTCGTTTCCTCGTAACATCGTCGttaatttacgaggaattagcgaggcccgcttttatttttacgaggaatgaacgaggcccgcgtttttttattacgaggtctttacgacgatttctgcttacgtggaattaacgagtgccacgttctttatttttaagaatcgTCGTAAGTTTCTcgttaatttacgaggaaataactaCGTTtatgtttaaatccctaaaatccgaaaccccagaccccttcttccttatcttccttatcttctacttcatatattccaaaccccaaccCCATCCTCCCTTTAACCTCAATCTCTTCTATCCATTCCAAACCCCAAATTCTgaaaccacaattccttaactaataatctcaatctcttctttctaattcaaaccccattacaaaaattaaattatataaatagatttcCATGATTAAATCCATCAAATCACATGCATTAAATCTgaaaatcaatcatattaaaacacaaatacatcaatcagatacatcgacattctcgtcattactagaaacatcatcattttcattaaactcgtcttcaacagcttcgtctgtggcatcgtcGGTAATATCTTCGTACTcatgattatgcggatcaatgagaaggatgtcatcaatttgtTGTTCAGGTACCTCAACTTCAtctatctgttcttcttgcaatggtggttcttctccactgatgatttgtccacgaggtgtaactttgatcacggCAAACCAATTTATTCCCGTTTCGTTTCCTCGTTACATCGTCGttaatttacgaggaattagcgaggcccGCTTTTATTTTTACGAGGAATGAACGAGGCCAGCGTTTTTTATTatgaggtctttacgacgatttctGCTTACTTGGAATTAACGAGTGCCGcgttctttatttttaagaatcgTCGTAAGTTCCTcgttaatttacgaggaaataactatgtttacgtttgaatccctaaaatccgaaaccccaaaccccatccTCCCTTTAATCTCAATCTCTTCTATCCATTCTAAACCCCAAATTCtaaaaccacaattccttaactaataatctcaatctcttctttctaattcaaaccccattacataaaattaaattatataaatagattttcatgattAAATCCATCAAATCACATGGATTAAGTCTGAAAATCAGTCATATTAAAACACAAATACATCAGTCAGATACATCGACATTTTCGTCATCACCagaaacatcatcattttcattactCGTGATTATGTGGAATTTAGTAAGGTAGCCGAAACAAAAAACGTGTTACAATTACAAAGTGGGTGGACTCGAAAATTCTTCGTTAAGTAAACgtaaactatttcctcgtaaagaagATGCTACTTTTACGTCGAGCTTACGAGGAAAcagtttttcctcgtaaaaacgaAGTTACCTtgcgtggtttttacgaggaaatcgTTTCCTCGTTATTTTACGATGAACTAACGTTGATTGTAAATTTCCTTGTAAGATTCTCGTAAAGTCAACGTAAATTTACGAGGACCAGTTTTCCTCGTTAATTTTCATCGTTaatcttgtgttttcttgtagtgccaAGTCAATATCTTAATTAGTTAAGTTGGAGTATTAGGTTTAGTACTGTGgttgtcaaacaaaaaaagggTTTAGTATTGTGGATCACGATGGACAGTTTAGTATTCAAGTTGAAAACCAAACTTTGGTTTTAGTGAAGTTAGTAGCAACATGTGTATTTATCGAAAAGTAGAAAATCGAAAAACAGTTTAAGGTTGCAAAGGGGCAAAGAGTACGAGCGGAATGTGAACAAAATCTATTGAGGACTTCAAAATAGATCAAGTGATCAACAAACTCATTTGtcgattatatttttttgtttcatcctCGCTATTTGTAATGGTTTCAAATGTAGTTTTAACGGACTATTCTTtcttatgtatatatacaaaactgcatttttatatataaaaagttaaaaatattcCATGTACAGGAAAAAACGGACAAATTAAGCAAAGACAATAAACTTTAGAAGTGTTGTTGCCTTCACACTTTCTTGATGATCTTCGTGTTGAGTCCAACCGTCATGTGAATTTCACCATATTATTTATGAATtcctttttaaattttgggaTTTGTTACAAACTAGTTATTTAAGATAATACTATGTTTAAGATTCCAGTGGTATTTTGGAATCTATTTTGTATGAAACTTTCAAAATTCTAGGTTTttggttattattttcttggtaTTCGGGAGAAGATTGATGTGTAAACCACCCTTCCTAATTTGATTAAATTAGTAACTAGCTAGACACTCAATTCAAATGAACAAATACCATTAAACCACCATGACACCATCTACTTCGTGTATTTAAAACTTTGAGCTTCTATTTTTAGTATTCTGATAAAGTGGGGAGTCGATGAGTCTGTAAGGGAAATTGCATTTTTAATGGAAGTTAAGGCTTAATTAGCACATTCAtacttaaattaatatattaatcacAAGTTATAGTTTCATCCCCATTCTGTTGTTATACCGTTTTTACTCTATTGTAGAACCCACCAATCATATAGGTAGACTCGCAGTAATAACCCATATATATTGTGTGTacgtttaatgtgttttttattaattaaaaatatattctttagttttccaaaaaaaaaacatattctttaattttttggtgtaaaaaaAGGTGTTTTCACCTTTTTGCCGGAAACCCAAGCATTGTAAATAGTCCCTCCCGCCGTGAATTGAACCCAAGTGGCGGAAGTTACAGCCGCAACCCCTTTACCACTAGGCCAACTCAACGTTGGTCTATTCTTTAATTAATAAAAGTCTATACAACGGTAAAGTTTGAAATCGTGATATCAAAATGAGGAAACCCCTAAAGAAAATGGAAATCTTTTCGACGATAAAATAATTACATAGTTTGGATGTATTACAATCTTTACTTACTACATAATTAAAGTATAAAAATTCAAATGTTATAAAACTGagaaaaaataatagtagtagCCACCTAggcatttatttattttaaaaatgaaaaaaagaaagaaataacaaTAAATTGAAGAAATATCACTTTAAAAGATGCTCTTTCCCTCCTCACAACCTCCCATGAGCTCTTCTCAGTTCTCTGAGTCCCCCTTGAAGTAAGTAACCAcacaaagagaaagagagagaaagattcAGACACAGTTACATACATACGTAATGGAGTTGCATGAACCTgaaacaagaacacaagttaTGTCTTATGATGATGATTACATAGACATGGAGATcaatctctcttcttcttcttctacttctcaCTCCTCAAGCTTCATCAGCTTCGACGTCACCTCCTCGCCACCGCAAAACCGAGAGTTCGAGTTCCAAATGTGCTCCTCCGCCGTAGCTTCCGGCGAATCCACCACATGTCCCGCCGACGATCTCTTCTACAAAGGTCAACTCCTTCCTCTCCACCTCCCTCCTCGTCTCCAAATGGTCCAAAAGCTTCTcgcatcctcctcctcctcctccactgCAGCAAAAGATACTCCGATTTCCCCACGCGCCGCCGCATTTTTGCCAGGGAGATTCAGTAGCAGCGAGATCGAAGTAAGAGGCCAAGACGAGCTCAACGAGAATCTTGGAAAGAGCAAAAAGATTAAACAGTCATCGATAACTCAGAAGCTCAAGGCCTCACGTGCTTACATAAGATCTCTCTTCTCAAGACAAGGATGCTCAGATTCATCAGAGATCGGGATCAAGAACTCTAAATCCTCGAAAAACAAGAACCCACTAGGGAAACAAGAATCCTCAAATCCTCCATTGAGTCACAGAAGTTCGTTCTCTGGTGTAATACAGAGGCATTCTCAAGCAAAATGTTcttccttgtcttcttcctcgAGGTCGTCACTTTCGTCTTCGTTCAGTTTTGGATCAAACGGGTCTTTGGATCTGCAGACGCTGATGAGAAGCAGCAATGCGAGCTCGGAGGTTGACAACTCCATTGAAGGAGCTATTAAGCATTGTAAGCAATCGTTCACCACAAGGAAGAGCAATGTGGCTGAATCTGAGTTCTCTTCTTCAAGAACATCTGTTTCTACTTGCGGTGACAGTGAGAAATGAcagattctattttttttttaaagattattatgtgtgtgtgttttttttttgtagaagttTGGTAAATTTGAGGTTCTTTCTGTGTTAATGctataaaattactaaataGTTTTCCTGCAGATATATTATGTAATggatatatatgaaaatgaatAGTTACAGTTaccagctttttttttttcttaacattttatTCAAAGAAAGCATTTGAATTTATATGATGTAATATGTTTTGACTTTTTCTTAGTAAGGATTTTATTCCATCAATGCCTTGTGACATATAGTGGAAGATATTAGTAAACGTTAAACTGGTGTACCGagaacatctccaatggtttactttattttttactttaaaatagagtaattttataatagagaaTTTTAGTTTGCTCCAATagtactctattatagagtagcaaatagagtgatgaacaaaaaaaaacaaattactctgtATTTAGAGTAAACTTATTTTtgaaatagagtaccattgaaatattttttactctaaactctattttagaatgaaaaatagagtggagttggagatgctataaaaccaattttcaacTCACTAAATTCATTTTGCAATTATTTCGTGTTCTATGAGTACGGTACTAAATGGAAAATCTAACGGTTCTATAGAAAAcaatatattacattttataaGATGTAAGTTTATGGAAAGTTTTGGAGTGCTACAAGTAAATCTGTTCGTTGTGGTCGTGGTGTGCTGCAGAAAAAGTATTTCTATCGCAAATTTCATAATACCATCTATCAGTTAAAATGTTGCGGAGATAGTTTACATCGTAGAATTGTTATTTGTGAAACTATTCATCATGATTGCATATGgtacaatagtttttttttgttcactcaTATGGTACAATAGTTgatcattatatataattaataaaaatatatattatataatgtaaTTGAGAATATGACCAGTGTCAAAAAAAACCAGAAACTCTAATAACTTTTGCATTTACTAACTCATCATCTAGAGCCTAGAGAGATCACATGAATTGTTATTGacaataactatatatattattcatttatGTATTGTTATTGTTACTAATCACAATAAATTACAAATTTGATATCTTATaagttaaatttatatgtaatttcATTTCACTGCTCAAACATTTCAAACCAACTATATTTCTCACTCCAAAATCTTACAATATCTAATTTATGGCTTTGAATATATCAAATGGATCATCAATGGGACCATATATCACTTGTAGTGATAAACTTCAAGAAGCTCACAATCATTGAAATCTTTATAATtggaaataaatttattaaaagatactttcagctattttttttttttttgcggggTTACATTTAAGATTTATATGAATGTAAAGTTGGACCCAAAAAATGGGCCTCCTTCTATCTGTACTGTACGTGGTagacaaattaaacaaaagagttatattatatgataacgTCTtgacatatatttattttgcatGGTAtctttatgaattattattacaACAAATTTGCTGGGAAATATATGGATTTTTAGGTTTGACATCAAATACAACaacctatattttttaaaacatatgtaAAGAAACATATGGATACCAGTGTTGCTGTAAAGTCACTTTTATTCAGTTTGCTTCCTCCTTTTCTTTTGGGTCCACTAAAAAATTCCTAAGGATTAACccaaaataaaatcttattcagCTTCCAGGATTAACCCTGGAAACAGAAAAAAACgttccaaaaaataaaatcttattcatCTCAATGTTAAAATTCTGATGTGATTTGTTATATTATGaagattttataattattagaaTAAAggatatataaaatttgaatatGGCAAACTATAATGGGGGTTTTGGTCAACCAAAGCTTTCTATGCCGTTAAATGGTAAAATGTAACAATTAGACTTTGAAACTTAAACGACTGATATAGTGATGTACCTTGAAAACACTCAATGATTTATTCTGAAAGCTCAGTATTATCTTATTCAGTTCATTGAATTCACAACATAAAATTGTTTTCCATCTCTTTCAATTTTGTAActgttttggatttttgttttgtttcacaaAGTCGTAcgttttctattttctatttataattacaATTACTTCTCAACTTATctctactattttttttaatttcaaccctattaaaattaatataaacaaaGATTGCAACTAATTGTTTGACATGTGTGGAGAAACTTACATCTGATAATATAAACTAGCCGAGAAACTAAATGTTACAACGAAAATTGCTATGTGCCAATTGCAAACTGTTGTTTTAAACTTTGTCCAATGCTATAAAAGTTAGAATTTTCTAGTACCCTTCAGTTTCACTCGATTACTAAAGACAtttctatcttcttctttttcaacaaaataaaaagacattTCCATCTATAATCTATCATTTGTTCATTTGTCTCGACAAGCGAAATCTGCTTTTGAAATATCATGTTAAGATAGTCTAAAAGATCGAACTAAAGTTAAACTGTATGTTTATATTAATCCCTAATTTCTCAAACCCAAAGTCATTCCACTTGTATCGAAATTTAATTATATCCAAACCTTACTTTACTGCCATTTTCTCTGAgcttttgatataattttacgATTGACTTCACCCGTTGTAGGATCTTTTTCTATTTAACCTAGTAATTTGAATTGTAGCTCGACTATTCTAGAGATAGCCAAGTTCGTTAGCTACAAGCATACCATATTCAATATCCGGTCCGTTGTTCATATTCAATTGGTCTTGCAGCAACAAAAGTGTTCCAGACGGAAATCAAGAAAAATTGAGTTTTACGCCTTGTTTCCGAATTCAACTACGAACCATTTGGATTTTACAGGATGATTTGCTACTCAAAAAGTTTTAAGACTATATAAAGGCGAAGAAATTTAACTTTTCACGTAGAAAATACATGAATCTTAATTAAGGTTAATGTAAAATTTAGTCTTAAAACTCAAAAATGTGTGAAAATAAAAAGCATCAAACGTTGACCTAAAGTCCCCAAaaattttggagtttttttttttgctaaacattGACTGACCTAAAGTCCCAAAATTTTAAGAGTTAACATACTTAAACAGATGTCTCTAAactgttaaaatattttaaaataaaaattcctaCTAAATTGTTTATTTAATCCCCAAAAATTTAGGACCAATTCTGACTATACATGTAATTTTTCTGTTAAAAAACTGATTTGAATGACTAATGCATGGGTCTCTTTAAACTGTGAAAGAAAATAAGATTCAGAAACTACACATTTTCTACACTTttagcaacaacaaaaaactaaaatttgtttaaaaataaaagctcATATTGTGCTATATCCCGACTAATTAACAAAGATTAATAAAAATCCGCGTGGAAGAAAATCTCGTTGAAAATCATAAGAGTCCATGGGAAGGCATGATG of the Brassica rapa cultivar Chiifu-401-42 chromosome A03, CAAS_Brap_v3.01, whole genome shotgun sequence genome contains:
- the LOC103857676 gene encoding probable membrane-associated kinase regulator 3; this encodes MELHEPETRTQVMSYDDDYIDMEINLSSSSSTSHSSSFISFDVTSSPPQNREFEFQMCSSAVASGESTTCPADDLFYKGQLLPLHLPPRLQMVQKLLASSSSSSTAAKDTPISPRAAAFLPGRFSSSEIEVRGQDELNENLGKSKKIKQSSITQKLKASRAYIRSLFSRQGCSDSSEIGIKNSKSSKNKNPLGKQESSNPPLSHRSSFSGVIQRHSQAKCSSLSSSSRSSLSSSFSFGSNGSLDLQTLMRSSNASSEVDNSIEGAIKHCKQSFTTRKSNVAESEFSSSRTSVSTCGDSEK